One Gemmatimonadota bacterium genomic region harbors:
- a CDS encoding tripartite tricarboxylate transporter TctB family protein gives MRRPMLAALLACAPRLAITQAGPPLTIVAPAAPGGGWDQLGRTMQRALEREGIRRSVQVENVPGAAGTIGLARFVSSRAGDPDALLVTGLVMVGGIAQNASPVRLEAATPIARLVGEYEAVAVPATSTIRSLGDLLRLLDGDVGAVSWGGGSAGGTDQMLVDLVSQARGLDPRRTSYVAFAGGGEARAALLGGQVTVGVSGVGEFAELAASGLVRILAVSAPARLPGIDAPTLRESGVDVVLANWRGVMAPPGLLAQERRRLEADILRMAASPTWREELARLGWQDLTMGSDAFGRYLVSEVNRVERLALARRGGGPPVATGAPRLAVVLTAVLVLSLVMGRRAAGSASVARRRWRPVALILGAMLVNIAVSERAGFVAGAAILFAATAIAFGDRRLVRVVPVAVGFALVTFLLFRGVLGVALPVGSWWGGA, from the coding sequence ATGCGCCGCCCTATGCTTGCCGCCCTGCTCGCGTGCGCACCCCGCCTGGCAATCACCCAAGCGGGTCCGCCCCTCACGATCGTGGCGCCCGCCGCTCCCGGTGGGGGATGGGACCAGCTCGGCCGCACCATGCAACGCGCCCTTGAGCGCGAGGGCATCCGTCGTTCCGTGCAGGTGGAGAATGTGCCCGGGGCCGCCGGCACGATTGGCCTCGCGCGTTTTGTCTCGAGTCGTGCGGGCGATCCCGATGCGTTGCTGGTGACCGGGTTGGTGATGGTCGGTGGCATTGCGCAGAACGCCTCACCCGTGCGGCTGGAAGCGGCGACCCCAATCGCCCGGCTCGTCGGCGAGTACGAGGCGGTGGCGGTCCCGGCAACATCGACGATACGATCGTTAGGCGACCTGCTGCGGCTGCTTGACGGCGACGTCGGGGCGGTGTCGTGGGGGGGAGGGTCAGCGGGTGGGACGGACCAGATGCTCGTGGACCTGGTGTCCCAGGCCCGCGGGCTGGATCCGCGGCGCACGAGCTACGTGGCCTTTGCGGGTGGTGGGGAAGCCCGGGCGGCCTTGTTAGGAGGGCAGGTCACCGTGGGGGTGTCCGGCGTGGGAGAGTTTGCCGAGCTGGCAGCGAGTGGCCTGGTGCGCATCCTCGCGGTGTCCGCACCGGCGCGGCTGCCGGGGATCGACGCGCCCACCTTGCGCGAGTCCGGGGTGGACGTCGTCCTGGCGAACTGGCGCGGGGTGATGGCGCCGCCCGGGCTCCTCGCCCAGGAGCGTCGGCGCCTGGAGGCCGACATCCTCCGCATGGCTGCCTCACCGACCTGGCGGGAGGAGCTGGCTCGCTTGGGCTGGCAGGACTTGACGATGGGGAGCGATGCCTTTGGCCGGTACCTGGTATCGGAGGTGAACCGCGTGGAACGCCTCGCGCTCGCGCGACGTGGCGGCGGGCCACCGGTTGCGACAGGCGCCCCTCGGTTGGCGGTCGTGCTAACTGCAGTGCTGGTCCTCTCGTTGGTGATGGGGCGACGCGCGGCCGGCAGCGCGTCGGTGGCCCGCCGCCGCTGGCGACCCGTGGCGCTGATCCTCGGCGCGATGTTGGTCAACATCGCCGTGAGTGAACGCGCAGGTTTTGTAGCGGGTGCGGCGATCCTGTTCGCGGCCACGGCGATCGCCTTCGGGGACCGGCGCCTGGTTCGGGTCGTGCCGGTGGCGGTTGGGTTCGCCCTCGTCACCTTCCTGCTCTTTCGTGGTGTCCTTGGGGTGGCGCTCCCGGTCGGTTCGTGGTGGGGAGGGGCATGA
- a CDS encoding AMP-binding protein, which yields MHLHHLFDAHLLGRPGAPALDLIGTESRHAITFGELEDDAARMAGVLLARGVTRGDRLALYLPNRYEYLTLFLACTRLGVIVVPINILYRERELGHILGDARPAALVVEDGAVVPETGIPIWPVSALRGDRPFEGRAPLEGDTPAALVYTSGTTGRSKGAILTHNNFLANATSLLAAWGITAADRYLATLPLFHVHGLANGVVSWLASGCRMILAERFQADQVASWFRDHRPTLFFGVPTMYHRLLQLPPGEARAIGAGMRLFVCGSAPLPAPVMAAFQEHFGHTILERYGMSETLMNIGNPAWGERRAGSVGVPFPGVSVRVVTPDGRDVPDGEVGEVWVRGPNVCAGYWDNAAATARAWTDGWFRTGDLGSRAADGYYTLHGRMSDLIISGGFNIYPREIEDVLLDQPGVTEVAVVGVADAARGELPVAYVVGHADPESLLATCRAQLASFKVPRAIVPVASLPRTALGKVQKHLLPPWS from the coding sequence ATGCACCTTCACCACCTCTTTGACGCGCACCTGCTCGGGCGCCCCGGGGCCCCGGCCCTCGACCTTATCGGCACGGAGAGCAGGCACGCTATTACCTTCGGCGAGCTGGAGGACGATGCCGCCCGCATGGCCGGCGTCCTGCTCGCGCGCGGCGTCACGCGGGGTGACCGGCTCGCCCTGTACCTCCCGAATCGCTACGAGTACCTCACCCTCTTCCTGGCCTGCACCCGCCTCGGGGTCATCGTCGTCCCGATCAACATCCTCTACCGGGAACGCGAGCTCGGCCACATCCTCGGCGACGCACGCCCCGCCGCGCTGGTAGTGGAGGACGGCGCCGTGGTTCCCGAAACGGGCATCCCGATCTGGCCGGTCTCCGCCCTCCGTGGCGACCGCCCCTTCGAGGGGCGCGCCCCGCTCGAGGGCGACACCCCGGCGGCCCTGGTCTACACATCGGGAACAACTGGCAGGAGCAAGGGGGCCATCCTCACCCACAACAACTTCCTGGCCAACGCGACGTCCCTCCTCGCGGCGTGGGGCATCACGGCCGCGGACCGCTACCTGGCGACCCTCCCCCTCTTTCACGTACATGGCCTCGCCAATGGCGTGGTGTCGTGGCTCGCCAGCGGCTGCCGGATGATACTCGCCGAGCGCTTCCAGGCCGATCAGGTCGCGTCGTGGTTCCGGGACCACCGACCCACCCTGTTCTTCGGCGTCCCGACGATGTACCACCGGCTCCTGCAACTGCCCCCCGGGGAGGCCCGCGCGATCGGCGCCGGCATGCGCCTGTTTGTTTGTGGTTCGGCCCCGCTACCCGCTCCGGTGATGGCCGCGTTCCAGGAGCACTTCGGGCACACGATTCTCGAGCGATACGGGATGAGCGAGACGCTCATGAACATCGGGAATCCGGCTTGGGGCGAACGGCGCGCCGGCTCCGTCGGTGTCCCCTTCCCCGGGGTGTCGGTTCGCGTCGTCACCCCGGACGGCCGCGACGTTCCCGACGGCGAGGTGGGCGAGGTGTGGGTGCGAGGACCCAACGTGTGCGCCGGTTACTGGGACAATGCCGCCGCCACGGCCCGCGCCTGGACCGATGGATGGTTCCGTACCGGGGACCTGGGTTCCCGCGCCGCGGACGGCTACTACACGCTCCATGGCCGCATGTCCGACCTGATCATCTCCGGCGGCTTCAACATCTACCCGCGCGAGATCGAGGACGTGCTCCTGGACCAACCCGGGGTGACTGAGGTAGCCGTCGTCGGGGTGGCCGATGCGGCGCGGGGCGAGCTGCCGGTGGCGTATGTCGTCGGCCATGCCGATCCCGAGTCCCTGTTGGCGACGTGCCGCGCCCAACTCGCCTCCTTCAAGGTGCCACGGGCCATCGTCCCGGTCGCGTCGCTCCCCCGCACGGCGTTAGGCAAGGTCCAGAAACACCTGCTGCCCCCGTGGTCATGA